GCATGGAACTATCAACACATATATTTCCATTCGTAATTGCAAGAAAAATGCTACAATGCCTATCATGTCACCttgttacgcaaagaaaatttcatttgaactaAATTTTCGTTAACGTTAATggcaacaaaaatttcatttaggaTACCTCTATGGATTTCTTTACGAAcatttcgccagaggtgcatactgcgctAAATGCGAAACAGCCAACTTTGGTATTAACTTCCTTCAATTTTAAGGTAACAAAGAGGTTATATTGAAGGCTATTTATTTTAGAATCCCATTGCTCGCCCATCGCCCCTTCTACTCTCGGCTAGAACTCTGCAAATGGACATGAGCAAAAGTGCTGCTAGCTCTATCATATCATCGAATTTAACACGTGAAAGTAATTCCTCCATAATGCGTGATCAAAGGCGTCGTCAATCTTCGGTTAATGCTGTATCCTGGAATGACACCATTTCCATACAACATTCTAGCAATGCTCCCAGAACCTCAACAACGGCTGAGGAAAGCCAATGTGTTACCATGCGCCAACAATTGTTGCATAGACGCCATCAAAGTTTAGGCAATGCCAAGTATACCATAGATGATCAACGTTCCTCACAGAAATCCCAAAACGATGAGGCTCCAAAACGCCGTCGCTCTAGCAATTTGTGGTGGGCCCAAGAGGAGGCCATGAGGAGCAATGCACGCCGCCCCTATAGTTGGGGTCCCGTGGGTACGGATATTTTTGCTACGGACTCTACCTCGTTAATGTACCAGACTGCTGCCTACATGTGTGACCTGCGCTTGCTGCATGGACAATGTATTTTATggaatttcttttgaaaaatatgTCTTGTTTCATACTCTTTTTCCAAgcaatatattttttctattcaaattagcaaaaacaaaaaatgtacaaacaaaataaatgctTTCGATGAAACCAGAAATAAAGACACcccttttttaattattatagatttttttttgtaaataacacCAATTTACCTTAAAATCAAATAGATGAACATCAAAATGTGCTGTGTTTCCTTCACAGAGTGTGGGGGAAGCATTATGGTT
The Stomoxys calcitrans chromosome 3, idStoCalc2.1, whole genome shotgun sequence genome window above contains:
- the LOC106084894 gene encoding uncharacterized protein LOC106084894 isoform X2 is translated as MDMSKSAASSIISSNLTRESNSSIMRDQRRRQSSVNAVSWNDTISIQHSSNAPRTSTTAEESQCVTMRQQLLHRRHQSLGNAKYTIDDQRSSQKSQNDEAPKRRRSSNLWWAQEEAMRSNARRPYSWGPVGTDIFATDSTSLMYQTAAYMCDLRLLHGQCILWNFF
- the LOC106084894 gene encoding uncharacterized protein LOC106084894 isoform X1, with translation MDFFTNISPEVHTALNAKQPTLNPIARPSPLLLSARTLQMDMSKSAASSIISSNLTRESNSSIMRDQRRRQSSVNAVSWNDTISIQHSSNAPRTSTTAEESQCVTMRQQLLHRRHQSLGNAKYTIDDQRSSQKSQNDEAPKRRRSSNLWWAQEEAMRSNARRPYSWGPVGTDIFATDSTSLMYQTAAYMCDLRLLHGQCILWNFF